In Bradyrhizobium sp. 1(2017), one DNA window encodes the following:
- a CDS encoding mandelate racemase/muconate lactonizing enzyme family protein — translation MTDSFTIRSIQAFCYRYPLATPVVTSFGRMLNRPAVFVRAVDEDGVEGWGEAWSNFPAPGAEHRARLVNEVLAPGLVGRKFDGPAQAFETLTKGTEVLALQCGEPGPFAQAISGIDLALWDLSARRQHLPLWQLLGGYSRRIKVYASGINPGGAAQTAEAALRRGHRALKLKVGFGAETDLANLAALRGIVGAGMLSADANQGWSAAQAIEMLPRLAEFDLRWLEEPLRADRPRAEWRKLHAEAKMPIAAGENISSVEAFKDVLSEGVLGVVQPDIAKWGGLSACAGLARDILKSGKTFCPHYLGGGIGLLASAHLLAGVGGDGWLEVDANDNPLRDLFCGPVLNVREGTVELEQDPGLGIMPDLKSIEPYRTI, via the coding sequence ATGACTGACAGCTTTACCATCCGCTCGATCCAGGCGTTCTGCTATCGCTATCCCCTGGCGACGCCGGTGGTGACGTCGTTCGGCAGGATGCTCAACCGTCCCGCCGTTTTCGTTCGCGCTGTCGATGAGGACGGCGTCGAGGGATGGGGTGAAGCCTGGTCGAACTTCCCAGCGCCCGGCGCGGAGCACCGCGCCCGGCTCGTCAACGAGGTGCTCGCGCCCGGCCTCGTCGGACGCAAATTTGACGGCCCGGCTCAAGCCTTCGAGACCCTCACCAAGGGAACCGAGGTCCTGGCGCTTCAATGTGGCGAACCCGGCCCGTTCGCGCAGGCAATTTCCGGCATCGACCTCGCGCTGTGGGACCTCTCCGCACGCCGTCAGCATTTGCCGTTATGGCAGTTGCTCGGCGGGTACTCGCGCAGGATCAAGGTCTATGCCAGCGGCATCAATCCCGGCGGGGCCGCGCAGACGGCGGAAGCCGCGCTAAGGCGCGGTCATCGCGCGCTGAAGCTGAAGGTCGGGTTCGGTGCGGAGACCGATCTTGCCAATCTGGCCGCGCTGCGCGGGATCGTCGGCGCCGGCATGCTTTCCGCCGATGCCAATCAGGGCTGGTCTGCGGCGCAAGCGATCGAGATGCTGCCGCGGCTCGCCGAGTTCGATCTGCGCTGGCTGGAGGAGCCGCTTCGCGCCGACCGGCCGCGCGCAGAGTGGCGCAAGCTGCACGCTGAAGCGAAGATGCCGATTGCCGCCGGCGAGAACATCTCGAGCGTCGAAGCCTTCAAGGACGTGCTGTCAGAAGGCGTGCTCGGCGTGGTTCAGCCCGATATCGCGAAGTGGGGCGGCCTCAGCGCCTGTGCCGGGCTGGCGCGCGACATCCTGAAGTCCGGCAAGACGTTCTGTCCGCACTATCTCGGCGGCGGAATCGGCTTGCTTGCGTCCGCACATCTGCTCGCCGGTGTCGGAGGTGACGGCTGGCTGGAAGTCGATGCCAACGACAACCCGTTGCGCGATCTGTTCTGTGGACCGGTCCTGAACGTCAGGGAAGGCACCGTTGAATTGGAGCAGGACCCGGGCCTCGGGATTATGCCCGATCTGAAATCCATCGAACCATATCGCACCATTTAG
- a CDS encoding zinc-dependent alcohol dehydrogenase family protein, whose protein sequence is MNVSPRPNAIMQAAVFHGNDRITIERVAMPEIGTGEVLVRVSRTALCGSDFKLWHKGAEFTAGHEIFGVVEQPGHRLHGRRCAVYIPLHCDRCAACKRGDTQMCLEVSSLIGWNRPGGYAEYVPVPENCLLPVPDDIEDSLAPLLLDTIGTSGHAVRFVGRVVPPAEAGPVLVMGAGPVGLGVVLALRALGYHDIYVADPNGARLRIAQSFGAKAHPVGDTSKRFALIMECSGAHAARNLGIELVLPRGALVLVGENAAPWTIEEGKVFRRKDFYMIRTFYFPVSDFEPNVELLRRYKDEYRVLVDGEFGLSALPENFARFARGELIKPVLALD, encoded by the coding sequence ATGAATGTATCACCCCGTCCGAACGCGATCATGCAGGCCGCGGTCTTCCACGGCAACGATCGCATCACCATCGAGCGCGTGGCGATGCCCGAAATCGGCACCGGCGAGGTGCTGGTGCGCGTCTCGCGCACCGCGCTGTGCGGCTCGGACTTCAAGCTCTGGCACAAGGGCGCCGAATTCACCGCGGGCCATGAGATCTTTGGCGTGGTCGAGCAGCCGGGTCACCGGCTGCATGGCCGCCGCTGCGCCGTCTATATCCCCTTGCACTGCGACCGCTGCGCCGCCTGCAAGCGCGGCGATACCCAGATGTGCCTGGAGGTCTCCAGCCTGATCGGCTGGAACAGGCCTGGCGGCTATGCCGAATATGTGCCGGTGCCGGAAAATTGCCTGCTGCCCGTCCCCGATGACATCGAGGACAGCCTTGCGCCGCTGCTGCTCGACACCATCGGCACGTCGGGCCACGCCGTGCGCTTCGTCGGCCGCGTGGTGCCGCCGGCCGAGGCCGGACCGGTTCTCGTGATGGGGGCAGGGCCTGTCGGCCTCGGCGTCGTGCTGGCGCTCCGCGCGCTCGGTTACCACGACATCTACGTCGCGGATCCGAACGGGGCGCGTCTCAGGATCGCGCAATCCTTCGGTGCCAAGGCGCATCCCGTCGGCGACACGTCGAAGCGTTTTGCCCTCATCATGGAATGCTCAGGCGCGCATGCGGCGCGCAATCTCGGCATCGAGCTGGTCCTGCCGCGCGGCGCCCTGGTGCTGGTCGGCGAGAACGCGGCGCCCTGGACCATCGAGGAAGGCAAGGTGTTCCGCCGCAAGGATTTCTACATGATCCGAACCTTCTATTTCCCGGTCTCCGATTTCGAGCCGAATGTCGAGCTGTTGCGCAGATACAAGGACGAATACCGCGTCCTCGTCGACGGCGAGTTCGGCCTGTCGGCTCTTCCCGAGAATTTCGCCCGCTTCGCCAGGGGCGAGCTGATCAAGCCGGTTCTGGCACTGGACTGA
- a CDS encoding tagatose 1,6-diphosphate aldolase, producing MRTIGKNRGLARLADADGHFRMVALDQRPPLFDAIAKAKGITREQVEYSDVTAAKRLLVENLAPHCSSMLFDPNFAVPAAIDLLPPRCGLIMTLEEHRVEETAGGRKSRAITNWSVEKIRAMGGDAVKVLAWYRPDADAAVNEHQKRFVREIGVECARHDIPYVLELLVYPFLGSANHTADYVESPGKLPGLVIDSVREFAKPEYGVDLLKLESPLAANGLPARDGGAEAKAAQKEFDAIGDICRGRSIPWVLLSGGAAPEKFERVLDYSYAAGASGFLAGRTIWLDAVLKNFPDRAAVAASLRKDGFGVLERLNQLTTAKGTPWKARFPGFTDIKQEGDFARAY from the coding sequence ATGAGAACGATTGGAAAAAACCGCGGCCTGGCACGGCTTGCCGATGCGGACGGCCACTTTCGCATGGTTGCGCTGGACCAGCGGCCGCCGCTGTTCGATGCCATCGCCAAGGCGAAGGGCATCACCCGGGAGCAGGTCGAGTATTCCGACGTCACGGCGGCAAAGCGCCTTCTCGTCGAGAACCTTGCGCCGCATTGCAGCTCGATGCTGTTCGATCCGAATTTTGCCGTGCCCGCGGCAATCGACCTGTTGCCGCCGCGTTGCGGCCTGATCATGACGCTGGAAGAGCATCGCGTCGAAGAGACTGCAGGCGGCCGCAAGTCCCGCGCCATCACCAATTGGAGCGTGGAGAAGATCCGCGCCATGGGCGGGGACGCCGTCAAGGTGCTGGCCTGGTACCGGCCGGACGCCGATGCTGCCGTGAACGAGCACCAGAAGCGCTTCGTGCGCGAGATCGGTGTCGAGTGCGCCCGCCACGACATTCCGTATGTCCTCGAGCTGCTGGTCTATCCCTTCCTCGGCAGCGCCAATCACACCGCCGACTATGTGGAATCGCCGGGCAAGCTGCCGGGCCTCGTCATCGACAGCGTGCGCGAGTTCGCCAAGCCGGAATATGGCGTCGATCTGCTCAAGCTGGAAAGCCCGCTTGCGGCCAACGGCCTGCCGGCCCGCGACGGCGGCGCCGAAGCCAAGGCCGCACAGAAGGAGTTCGATGCGATCGGCGATATCTGCCGTGGGCGCAGCATCCCCTGGGTGCTGCTGTCGGGCGGCGCTGCCCCGGAGAAATTCGAGCGCGTTCTGGATTACTCCTATGCCGCAGGCGCAAGTGGCTTTCTCGCCGGCCGCACGATCTGGCTCGACGCCGTCCTGAAGAATTTCCCGGACCGCGCAGCGGTGGCGGCCAGCCTGCGCAAGGATGGCTTCGGCGTACTGGAGCGGCTCAACCAGCTCACCACCGCCAAGGGAACGCCGTGGAAGGCGCGCTTCCCGGGGTTCACCGATATCAAGCAGGAAGGTGACTTCGCGCGCGCCTACTGA
- a CDS encoding LysR family transcriptional regulator — protein sequence MQYFLCLAEEKNVTRAARQLNIVQPALSMQIAKLEAELGQKLFDRSVQGMTLTSAGEALVRLTAPIVRDAEHARQEMAQLGGRISGRVSVGLITSVAQSTMASSSATVARRYPEIMLSACEGYTETLIDWVNSGQLDFALINVPRRRTPLAAHHIMDEEMVFACRKDGPIRPPAKLRFDHIANVDLVLPSKRHGLRLILDEHAAAIGIDLHPRLELDTLPALCDVIATTDFATVLPTIALRQSLASGTIRAHRFDAQGIVRSIAWVHHPRRAVSVAAKAVLDVISHDLAHAAKAAWEFAEPHARGTISPSRRGRRKPRSKAVT from the coding sequence ATGCAATATTTCCTGTGCCTGGCCGAGGAGAAGAACGTCACCCGGGCCGCACGCCAGCTCAACATCGTGCAGCCGGCGCTGAGCATGCAGATCGCGAAGCTCGAGGCCGAGCTCGGTCAGAAACTGTTCGACCGCAGCGTCCAGGGCATGACGCTGACCAGCGCCGGCGAAGCCTTGGTGCGCCTCACGGCGCCGATCGTTCGCGATGCGGAGCATGCCCGGCAGGAAATGGCGCAGCTCGGCGGCCGCATATCGGGCCGTGTCTCAGTGGGGCTGATCACTTCGGTCGCGCAGAGCACCATGGCGAGCTCGTCGGCGACGGTTGCCCGTCGCTATCCCGAGATCATGCTCTCCGCGTGCGAAGGCTACACCGAGACGCTGATCGACTGGGTCAATAGCGGTCAGCTCGATTTTGCGCTGATCAACGTGCCGCGCCGAAGGACGCCGCTCGCCGCCCATCACATCATGGACGAGGAGATGGTGTTTGCCTGCCGGAAGGACGGTCCGATCCGGCCGCCCGCCAAATTGCGCTTCGATCACATCGCGAATGTCGACCTCGTGTTGCCCTCCAAGCGGCACGGCCTGCGACTGATCCTGGACGAACATGCCGCCGCAATCGGCATCGACCTGCACCCGCGGCTCGAGCTCGACACCCTGCCCGCCCTCTGCGACGTCATCGCGACCACCGATTTCGCAACGGTGCTGCCGACCATTGCGCTCCGGCAATCGCTCGCCAGCGGGACCATCCGCGCCCACCGCTTCGACGCGCAGGGGATCGTGCGCTCGATCGCCTGGGTGCATCACCCGCGACGAGCAGTGTCGGTCGCGGCAAAAGCCGTGCTCGACGTCATCAGCCACGATCTTGCGCACGCAGCGAAAGCGGCGTGGGAATTCGCGGAGCCGCACGCCCGGGGCACGATCTCGCCGTCCCGAAGAGGACGTCGCAAGCCGCGGAGCAAGGCGGTCACCTGA
- a CDS encoding dienelactone hydrolase family protein codes for MSDALLKPDDLSDFEQRMLSLEAATKPVYVAGRGPAVIVMAEMPGISPHVARFARWVRDTGFRVYMPSLFGRDGDVPDAETAAGVFKRACVSAEFRALGGGSSSPVSNWLRALARLAHDESGGPGVGAIGMCFTGNFALNMMLDQAVLAPVVSQPSLPLDNPAGIESSADELSQIRSRLEREDLTVLAYRFAGDSFCRAERFAAYQAALGERFIGRVLPDTAANTGPRPPFFAQFVKTPHSVVTVDLVDEAGQPTLAARDEIIAFFRMRLTSGPA; via the coding sequence ATGAGCGATGCGCTGCTGAAGCCCGACGATCTATCCGATTTCGAGCAGCGGATGCTCTCGCTGGAGGCCGCGACAAAGCCGGTCTATGTCGCGGGCCGGGGACCCGCGGTCATCGTCATGGCGGAGATGCCGGGCATCAGCCCGCACGTTGCGCGTTTCGCCCGCTGGGTTCGTGACACCGGATTCCGCGTCTACATGCCGTCTCTGTTCGGAAGGGATGGCGATGTTCCCGACGCGGAGACTGCGGCCGGCGTTTTCAAGCGCGCCTGCGTCAGCGCCGAATTCCGCGCGCTCGGCGGCGGATCATCGAGCCCTGTGTCGAACTGGTTGCGGGCGCTCGCGAGGCTGGCTCACGACGAGAGCGGCGGCCCGGGCGTCGGCGCCATCGGCATGTGCTTCACCGGCAATTTCGCGCTGAACATGATGCTGGATCAGGCCGTGCTGGCTCCAGTGGTGTCCCAGCCGTCCCTCCCGCTCGACAATCCCGCCGGCATCGAGAGCTCTGCCGACGAACTTTCGCAGATCCGCTCACGGCTCGAACGAGAGGACCTCACCGTCCTTGCCTATCGGTTTGCGGGCGATTCATTCTGCCGCGCCGAACGGTTTGCCGCCTATCAGGCCGCGCTCGGCGAGCGCTTCATCGGTCGCGTCCTGCCTGACACGGCCGCGAATACCGGGCCCAGGCCACCGTTCTTCGCGCAGTTCGTCAAGACACCCCACAGCGTCGTCACGGTCGATCTCGTGGATGAGGCGGGTCAGCCCACGCTTGCAGCCCGGGACGAGATCATCGCATTCTTCCGAATGCGCCTGACATCAGGCCCGGCCTGA
- a CDS encoding acyl-CoA dehydrogenase family protein: protein MSSPAKAIFRDWLDWPFFEPRHRAVCEALDRFVTQGGLDAVDHSDVDGACRKLVRALGAAGLLDCAVAAPDGDVTSIDSRSICLSRESLAYADGLADFAFAMQGLGSGAIALAGSQELRNAVLPKVRSGEWLAAFALSEREAGSDVAAMTCTAREDGDSYVLDGEKTWISNGGIADVYTLFARTGEAPGARGISAFAVFPDDPGFSVAERIDIIAPHPLATLRLDGCRIPTGRRLGAPGGGFKIAMQTLDIFRASVAAAALGFARRALEEARLHAQTRRMFGTTLSDLQLTQAALGDMATETDAAALLTYRAAWRRDVQKLPTTREAAMAKLAATETAQRVVDRAVQMFGGRGVRKGEIVESLYREVRALRIYEGATEVQKLIVARELLKPR, encoded by the coding sequence ATGAGCTCACCGGCAAAGGCAATCTTCCGCGACTGGCTGGACTGGCCGTTCTTCGAGCCGCGTCATCGCGCCGTCTGCGAGGCGCTTGATCGCTTCGTCACGCAGGGCGGACTTGATGCGGTCGATCACAGCGATGTCGACGGCGCATGCCGCAAGCTCGTGCGTGCGCTCGGCGCGGCGGGGCTGCTCGACTGCGCGGTCGCAGCGCCCGACGGCGACGTGACGAGCATCGATTCCCGCTCGATCTGTCTGTCGCGCGAGTCGCTCGCCTATGCCGACGGTCTTGCCGATTTCGCCTTCGCCATGCAGGGGCTCGGATCCGGCGCCATTGCGCTTGCCGGCTCGCAGGAACTGCGAAACGCGGTGTTGCCCAAAGTCCGTTCCGGCGAATGGCTGGCGGCCTTCGCGCTTTCGGAGCGGGAGGCGGGCTCGGACGTGGCGGCGATGACGTGCACGGCGCGCGAAGACGGCGACAGCTACGTTCTGGACGGCGAGAAGACCTGGATATCGAATGGCGGGATCGCCGACGTCTACACGCTGTTCGCGCGAACCGGGGAGGCGCCTGGCGCGCGCGGCATCTCGGCCTTCGCGGTGTTTCCGGATGATCCCGGTTTCAGCGTCGCCGAGCGCATCGACATCATCGCGCCGCATCCGCTGGCGACGCTGCGTCTGGACGGTTGCCGCATTCCGACCGGCCGCCGCCTCGGGGCGCCGGGCGGCGGGTTCAAGATCGCGATGCAAACCCTCGATATCTTCCGGGCCTCGGTCGCCGCTGCCGCGCTGGGTTTTGCAAGGCGGGCGCTGGAGGAGGCGCGACTTCACGCGCAGACGCGGCGCATGTTCGGGACGACACTGTCCGACCTGCAACTGACCCAGGCCGCTCTCGGTGACATGGCGACTGAAACGGATGCCGCGGCGCTGTTGACCTATCGCGCCGCATGGCGCAGGGACGTCCAGAAGCTTCCGACCACCCGCGAAGCGGCGATGGCCAAGCTGGCTGCCACCGAAACCGCCCAGCGCGTCGTCGACCGCGCGGTGCAGATGTTCGGCGGCCGCGGCGTGCGTAAAGGCGAGATCGTCGAAAGCCTCTATCGCGAAGTCCGCGCGCTTCGCATCTATGAAGGTGCGACCGAGGTTCAGAAGCTGATCGTCGCGCGCGAGCTTCTCAAGCCGCGCTGA
- a CDS encoding sugar kinase translates to MNSAANIGDLSALADVASKARPAHVICLGLSALDQVWRVERPFAGGSEKIKAVEYGTLGGGMAANASVAVAKLGASVAFWGRAGNDAAGHEMRSAFVAEGVDVENFRLFPDGRSSVSGVIVDSSGERQIVNFRGLYPEAADWLPLKSVARASSVLADPRWVEGAATLFREARARGIPTVLDGDMADAEVFERLLPLTDHAIFSEPALTSFAGSARDDSLAAVARFGCGVIAVTRGEGGVSWYENGQLHQQTAYAVEVVDTTGAGDVFHGAYALAIGVGLDVRAAMAFSAATAAMKCRHAGGRNGIPDINECLAFMRTTP, encoded by the coding sequence GTGAACTCGGCAGCCAACATCGGTGATCTGTCGGCGCTGGCGGACGTTGCGTCCAAAGCCCGGCCTGCGCATGTGATTTGCCTGGGCCTGTCCGCGCTCGACCAGGTCTGGCGCGTCGAACGGCCGTTCGCGGGTGGAAGCGAGAAGATCAAGGCCGTCGAATACGGCACGCTTGGCGGCGGCATGGCTGCCAATGCGAGTGTTGCCGTGGCAAAGCTCGGTGCGTCCGTGGCGTTCTGGGGACGGGCAGGGAATGACGCCGCGGGCCACGAGATGAGGTCGGCCTTCGTGGCCGAGGGCGTCGACGTCGAGAATTTCCGCCTGTTTCCCGACGGCCGCTCGTCCGTCTCCGGAGTCATCGTCGACAGCTCCGGAGAGCGCCAGATCGTCAATTTCCGCGGCCTCTATCCCGAAGCCGCCGATTGGCTGCCGCTGAAAAGCGTCGCGCGCGCATCGTCCGTGCTGGCCGATCCGCGCTGGGTCGAGGGCGCCGCGACGCTGTTCCGCGAAGCGCGAGCGCGCGGCATTCCGACGGTGCTGGACGGCGACATGGCCGACGCCGAGGTGTTCGAGCGTCTGCTGCCGCTGACGGACCACGCGATCTTCTCCGAGCCCGCGCTCACCTCCTTTGCCGGCTCGGCCAGGGACGACTCCCTTGCAGCGGTCGCGCGTTTCGGCTGCGGGGTCATCGCCGTCACACGCGGCGAGGGCGGCGTCAGCTGGTACGAGAACGGTCAGCTGCACCAGCAGACGGCTTATGCCGTCGAGGTTGTCGACACCACGGGTGCCGGCGACGTCTTTCACGGCGCCTACGCGCTTGCGATCGGCGTCGGCCTCGATGTGCGCGCCGCCATGGCGTTTTCGGCCGCTACGGCCGCGATGAAATGCCGCCACGCCGGTGGCCGTAACGGAATCCCCGATATCAACGAGTGTCTTGCATTCATGAGGACGACGCCATGA
- a CDS encoding GlxA family transcriptional regulator: MSSSGKGCANGISRALMSTSVKNAIDRVDFAMPLIDVLVLEGASAASVAITFELIGAANGIRARAGRPPCFDVKVSGSGAKWATRLARLPSKGNANRPADVVIVPGLAWMDERLVREGLQRRDAATARKALQAAFRSGAEIAASCSAVFLVASTGLLDDRRATTTWWLAPLFRELFPKVTLDTDAMVLTDRRTTTAGAAMAQLDLMLSIIARHAGPDLADSCARFLLLDLRQSQSRYMALSFLTAADDRVSRAERWARARLHRTFTISELAKAAGLGARTFARRCQRATGLSPVRFLQKLRVDKAMELLQTTRLGLDDIAEKVGYADPSTLRRLLHREKTPGARALRAVRKRDNGAAPSTHGARRNARRGASGQR; this comes from the coding sequence ATGTCGTCCTCCGGAAAAGGTTGCGCGAACGGTATTTCCCGGGCATTGATGTCGACAAGTGTCAAAAATGCCATTGATCGGGTCGATTTTGCCATGCCGCTCATTGACGTCCTGGTGCTGGAAGGCGCCTCTGCGGCCAGTGTCGCCATCACTTTCGAATTGATCGGAGCGGCCAACGGCATACGCGCAAGGGCCGGACGGCCGCCCTGCTTTGACGTGAAAGTCTCCGGCTCCGGGGCAAAATGGGCAACGCGGCTTGCACGGCTGCCCTCAAAGGGAAACGCCAACAGGCCAGCAGACGTGGTGATCGTTCCCGGGCTGGCCTGGATGGATGAGCGGCTCGTTCGCGAGGGTTTGCAGCGACGGGATGCCGCCACGGCCAGGAAGGCCCTGCAGGCGGCGTTTCGATCCGGAGCCGAGATTGCCGCCTCCTGTTCGGCCGTCTTCCTCGTTGCGAGCACGGGACTGCTGGATGACCGCCGCGCGACCACGACCTGGTGGCTCGCGCCCCTGTTTCGGGAGCTGTTTCCGAAAGTGACGCTCGACACGGATGCGATGGTGCTGACCGACCGTCGCACGACGACCGCCGGCGCGGCGATGGCTCAACTGGACCTGATGTTGTCGATCATTGCCCGCCATGCCGGACCTGATCTTGCGGACAGCTGCGCCCGTTTTCTGTTGCTGGACTTGAGGCAATCGCAATCCCGCTATATGGCGCTATCCTTCCTCACCGCCGCTGACGATCGCGTGTCGCGAGCGGAACGCTGGGCACGGGCGCGACTGCACCGGACCTTTACGATCTCCGAACTTGCAAAGGCCGCGGGACTGGGTGCGCGCACCTTTGCGCGCCGATGCCAGCGCGCCACCGGGCTTTCGCCGGTGAGGTTTCTCCAGAAGCTGCGCGTCGACAAGGCGATGGAGCTTCTGCAGACCACGCGCCTTGGCCTCGACGACATCGCGGAGAAGGTCGGGTATGCCGATCCCTCTACGCTTCGCAGGCTTTTGCATCGAGAGAAGACGCCCGGTGCGCGGGCCCTGCGTGCCGTTCGCAAACGGGACAATGGGGCCGCGCCTTCGACGCATGGAGCACGGCGAAATGCAAGGCGCGGGGCGTCCGGCCAGCGCTGA
- a CDS encoding ABC transporter ATP-binding protein produces MASISIRNLVKRYGNFTVIPDLNLEIADHEFVVFVGPSGCGKSTLLRIIAGLEPISSGDLYIGDKRVNGVQAAQRDIAMVFQDYALYPHMKVYDNMSFALELRGVAKAEIDARVRRAAALLHIEPYLDRKPKELSGGQRQRVAMGRAIVRNPKAFLFDEPLSNLDAKLRGQVRAEIKALSQELKTTMVFVTHDQIEAMTMADRIVVLQSGTIQQYDTPETVYERPANQFVAGFIGSPAMNFFPVEWRQERAILAQGGTVLPLDGETAAHLSKAGNAVLGIRPEHFAVATDSADGIAINVKLVEPLGSDTLIHFDLAGGSAIARVDPALRPKVGDRLSLRPQPGKTHLFDASNGQVLR; encoded by the coding sequence ATGGCCTCGATCTCGATCCGCAATCTCGTCAAGCGCTACGGCAATTTCACCGTGATCCCCGATCTCAACCTGGAGATCGCGGACCACGAGTTCGTCGTCTTCGTCGGCCCATCCGGCTGCGGCAAGTCGACCCTGCTGCGCATCATCGCCGGCCTCGAGCCGATTTCGTCAGGCGACCTTTATATTGGCGACAAGCGCGTCAACGGGGTGCAGGCGGCGCAACGCGACATCGCGATGGTGTTCCAGGACTACGCGCTCTATCCGCATATGAAGGTCTACGACAACATGTCGTTTGCACTGGAGCTGCGCGGAGTGGCGAAGGCCGAGATCGATGCGCGCGTGAGGCGGGCGGCTGCGCTTCTGCACATCGAGCCTTATCTCGACCGCAAGCCGAAGGAGCTCTCCGGCGGCCAGCGCCAGCGCGTCGCCATGGGCCGCGCCATCGTGCGCAATCCCAAGGCGTTCCTGTTCGACGAGCCGCTGTCGAACCTCGACGCAAAACTGCGCGGGCAGGTGCGGGCCGAGATCAAGGCGCTGTCGCAGGAGCTGAAGACCACCATGGTTTTCGTCACCCACGACCAGATCGAGGCCATGACCATGGCCGACCGGATCGTGGTGCTCCAGAGCGGCACGATCCAGCAATATGACACGCCGGAGACGGTCTATGAGCGTCCCGCCAACCAGTTCGTCGCCGGCTTCATCGGCTCACCCGCGATGAACTTTTTCCCGGTCGAATGGCGTCAGGAACGTGCGATCCTCGCGCAAGGTGGGACGGTGCTGCCGCTGGACGGCGAGACCGCGGCGCACCTGAGCAAGGCCGGCAACGCCGTGCTGGGCATTCGCCCCGAGCATTTCGCAGTCGCTACGGATTCCGCCGATGGCATCGCCATCAACGTCAAGCTGGTCGAGCCGCTCGGCTCGGATACCCTGATCCATTTCGATCTCGCCGGCGGCTCCGCCATCGCGCGGGTCGACCCGGCACTGCGGCCGAAGGTCGGCGACCGCCTCAGCCTGCGTCCGCAGCCGGGCAAGACCCATTTGTTCGATGCTTCCAACGGGCAGGTGCTGCGGTGA
- a CDS encoding Bug family tripartite tricarboxylate transporter substrate binding protein, which yields MPRFGRSNFTDITAPAAEGFRPDRRSLLSLGAGAFLAAGLRPTQAQDYPARPIQMLVPFAGGSASDVITRILLNRMSASVGQAFVVDNRPGAGGNIGTAAAAHAAPDGYTLLMSTSGPLAANKSLYKELPYDPLKDFAPIGLFATLPNVIVINSRLPPKSLPELIDYAKAHPRELNYGTVGVGSSQHLAAAYFEQLTGTELTHVPYRNIAAYTPDFIASQVPLGFQLLPNVIGLIKSGDARPLAVASDKRLTALPDVPTAAEAGLKEYESAAWLALLAPAGTGKAVIDKLYATMVEAANDPKVRALFVEQGAEPLVMDSQALKGFMTAETTKWAGIIKRIGIEPM from the coding sequence ATGCCAAGGTTCGGTCGCAGCAATTTCACGGACATCACGGCGCCGGCCGCTGAGGGGTTTCGCCCCGACCGCAGGTCTTTGCTATCGCTTGGCGCAGGCGCGTTTCTGGCCGCCGGGCTCCGTCCGACACAAGCGCAAGACTATCCCGCACGACCCATCCAGATGCTCGTGCCCTTTGCCGGCGGCAGCGCGAGCGACGTGATCACACGCATCCTGCTCAACCGCATGTCCGCGTCAGTCGGGCAGGCCTTCGTGGTCGACAATCGCCCCGGCGCCGGCGGCAATATCGGCACGGCGGCCGCAGCGCATGCAGCCCCCGACGGCTACACGTTGCTGATGAGCACCTCCGGCCCATTGGCTGCCAACAAGTCGCTCTACAAGGAGCTGCCTTACGACCCGTTGAAGGATTTTGCCCCGATCGGCCTGTTCGCCACGTTGCCGAACGTCATCGTGATCAATTCGAGGCTGCCGCCGAAATCCCTGCCCGAGCTGATCGACTACGCCAAGGCTCACCCGCGAGAGCTGAATTACGGGACGGTCGGCGTCGGATCGTCGCAACACCTCGCAGCCGCCTATTTCGAGCAGCTGACGGGCACCGAACTCACTCACGTTCCCTACCGCAACATTGCCGCTTACACGCCGGATTTCATCGCGAGCCAGGTTCCGCTGGGCTTCCAGCTCTTGCCGAATGTCATCGGCCTGATCAAGAGCGGCGATGCGCGCCCGCTCGCTGTTGCCAGCGACAAGCGCCTGACAGCGCTGCCGGACGTGCCGACGGCGGCGGAGGCCGGCCTTAAGGAATACGAAAGCGCGGCGTGGCTCGCGCTGCTCGCCCCAGCCGGCACCGGCAAAGCCGTGATCGACAAGCTCTATGCCACCATGGTCGAAGCCGCGAACGATCCGAAGGTTCGCGCCCTCTTCGTGGAGCAAGGTGCCGAGCCGCTGGTGATGGACTCACAAGCGCTGAAGGGTTTCATGACCGCGGAAACCACGAAATGGGCCGGGATCATCAAGAGGATCGGCATCGAGCCGATGTGA